One Coccinella septempunctata chromosome 8, icCocSept1.1, whole genome shotgun sequence genomic window carries:
- the LOC123318236 gene encoding uncharacterized protein LOC123318236 yields the protein MDTKKRTQRSSAGLNESLSQDFVWPKKFGKKMVPLQEQAAKSVDDNCFSKPMNGKYLNENKYSENRLVTSVTHDRQEEKKEMSPFSEKACSSNISKKTRTSLTSRRLAIEAEKKRQQLEMEIDQMKSEMKRKENEIKLINMEEDLRRDEMKSLTGKSTISGIIHSGNEIEEKYEKSVKKSTAQWVANLPEKFDEIENLSVLSQGNGKPSEDIKLLCQTLTDVLQSVGMSNNQRKENCCGDVLTHKNISDRDFPYFDGNRQDWPIFIRHFRNVISLCKYTDVEIVLKLRNCLKGAAKHAVSGLMLTNDVEKIMHTLETRFGRPDQIIEMMLNKIKTILPIKEIHLGKLINLSTEISNVVAIMKCLKSTGHLKNPHLQRDLLEKIPDYLKLKWGEYLVEKRKENYEVDLEDFSKWLANYSYAASQISTSVFPENKWERQPKYYNYQQRKPKRLFNISVPGKSSCNYCGNERHDGNCSKMEQDSLEIRWKTVTSKKLCFCCLRKNHQKFKCRNKKQCGINGCKLFHHSLLHGTTNNSEKEKNQEENHEQFQIRARNCTIRSSPTILLRIVPITIYGPIRKLNIFALCDEGSTVTLFYSEIAEKAGLSGESETLHLQWTNDDVITEEDSIKLDFNISKIDSGENKFPVYGVRTIKDLSLPSQSLKLEEYPHLNGLPIHNYQNQKPSMIIGQDNIKLIIPEKVSYGLENTPIASKCKLGWSVHGPVAKKMPQEYNFKILHIADDTETEILKLMRDFSSIEAFGTTTIETKKQDSEDNKKALDIMNNTIKKIGNRYEIGLLWKTPEVTLPESKRRAFQRLIYMEKKCLKDHCLATEYCRKIDDHIKKGYLRKLSPEEAEVEGPKTWYLPHFSVVNPMKKKVRIVFDAASKSHGLSLNDVLLAGPDQLQSLVKILWTFRQRRIAFCDDVREMFHRIMVREQDRSSQRLLWRNLETSKNPEVFELNVMTFGAKFSPACAQFVKNYNAQRYAEQEVQDTIIQKFYVDDFVESKETEAIEIIEKVKGTMSLAGFEVVNWLSNSELVQNISNDADEDKNISEEVTIQRVLGIWWNTQIDELSFKIEMEKFHGIKPTKRNILKSVMSIFDPLGMISYIVVKGKILMQHIWQAGVSWDEEIAHSFGE from the coding sequence ATGGATACCAAGAAAAGAACCCAGAGAAGCAGTGCTGGTTTAAATGAAAGTTTATCGCAAGATTTTGTATGGCCCAAGAAATTTGGAAAGAAAATGGTGCCTCTGCAGGAACAGGCAGCAAAATCAGTCGACGATAATTGTTTCAGTAAGCCCATGAATGGAAAgtatttaaatgaaaataagtATTCAGAAAATCGGCTTGTAACAAGTGTCACTCATGACAGACAAGAAGAGAAGAAAGAAATGTCACCTTTTTCGGAAAAAGCATGTTCATCGAACATTTCTAAGAAAACTAGGACGAGTTTAACTTCTAGGAGATTGGCAATAGAAGCAGAAAAAAAGCGCCAACAGTTAGAGATGGAAATTGATCAAATGAAGTCTGAAATGAAGCGAAAAGAAAATGAGATTAAATTGATAAATATGGAAGAAGATTTGAGACGAGATGAAATGAAATCATTAACTGGAAAGTCAACAATTTCTGGAATTATCCACAGTGGAAatgaaatagaagaaaaatatgagaaatccgTTAAAAAATCAACTGCTCAATGGGTTGCTAATTTGCCAGAAAAATTCGATGAAATAGAGAACCTATCAGTATTATCTCAAGGTAATGGAAAACCTAGTGAAGACATAAAATTACTTTGTCAAACCTTAACAGATGTATTACAATCGGTTGGAATGTCTAATAACCAACGTAAAGAAAATTGTTGTGGTGATGTTCTTACACATAAAAATATCTCTGACAGAGATTTTCCATACTTTGATGGAAATCGCCAAGACTGGCCCATTTTCATTagacattttcgaaatgttaTATCATTATGCAAATATACAGATGTGGAAATAGTGCTCAAATTAAGAAACTGTCTCAAGGGAGCTGCTAAGCATGCTGTATCTGGTCTTATGCTGACAAATGATGTGGAAAAGATAATGCATACTTTAGAAACTAGATTTGGACGCCCTGATCAAATCATTGAAATGATGCTGAATAAAATTAAGACAATATTACCAATCAAGGAAATTCATTTGGGAAAATTGATCAACCTGTCTACTGAAATATCGAATGTCGTTGCTATTATGAAATGCTTGAAATCAACTGGACATTTAAAAAATCCTCATCTACAACGTGATTTGTTAGAGAAAATACCAGACTATCTCAAGTTGAAATGGGGAGAATATTTAGTAGaaaaaaggaaagaaaattATGAGGTTGACCTAGAAGATTTTTCGAAATGGTTGGCAAATTATTCCTATGCAGCTAGCCAGATCAGCACGTCTGTGTTTCCAGAAAATAAGTGGGAAAGACAACCGAAATACTATAATTATCAACAGAGAAAACCGAAACGTCTTTTCAACATATCTGTTCCCGGAAAATCATCATGTAATTATTGTGGAAACGAGAGACACGATGGCAACTGTTCTAAAATGGAACAGGACTCTCTGGAAATAAGATGGAAAACTGTGACGTCGAAAAAGTTGTGCTTCTGCTGTTTGAGAAAGAATCATCAGAAGTTTAAATGTAGGAATAAAAAACAATGTGGTATCAATGGATGTAAGCTATTTCATCATTCGCTTCTTCATGGAACAACAAacaattctgaaaaagagaaaaatcagGAAGAAAATCACGAACAGTTTCAAATCAGGGCTCGAAATTGTACAATTCGAAGCTCTCCAACTATATTACTTCGTATAGTACCCATTACGATCTATGGACCaataagaaaattgaatatttttgcacTTTGTGATGAGGGATCTACAGTTACACTGTTCTATTCGGAAATAGCTGAAAAGGCTGGCTTAAGTGGAGAGTCTGAAACACTTCATTTGCAGTGGACTAATGATGATGTCATAACAGAAGAAGATTCTATAAAGCTCGACTTCAACATTTCCAAGATtgattcaggagaaaataaattcccGGTTTATGGAGTGCGAACGATTAAAGATCTCTCACTTCCATCGCAATCCCTGAAATTAGAAGAATATCCTCATTTAAATGGATTAccaattcataattatcaaaatCAAAAACCATCTATGATAATTGGCCAAGACAATATAAAGTTGATCATTCCTGAAAAAGTGAGTTATGGACTTGAAAACACACCAATAGCTTCGAAATGTAAATTGGGATGGTCTGTACATGGTCCTGTTGCGAAAAAGATGCCACAAGAATATAATTTCAAGATTTTACATATAGCAGACGATACAGAAACTGAAATTTTAAAACTAATGCGAGACTTTTCATCTATAGAAGCATTTGGTACTACAACAATAGAGACAAAGAAACAAGACTCTGAAGATAATAAAAAGGCACTAGACATAATGAACAATACTATCAAGAAAATTGGAAATAGATATGAGATTGGATTATTGTGGAAGACACCTGAAGTAACATTACCTGAAAGTAAACGAAGAGCATTTCAAAGACTAATATATATGgagaaaaaatgtttgaaagatcATTGTTTGGCTACTGAATATTGTAGGAAAATCGACGACCATATTAAAAAGGGTTATCTACGAAAATTATCGCCAGAGGAAGCTGAAGTAGAAGGACCTAAAACTTGGTATTTACCTCATTTTTCAGTAGTAAATCCTATGAAGAAAAAGGTCAGAATTGTGTTTGATGCTGCATCTAAATCGCATGGATTGAGTCTGAACGACGTACTTTTAGCAGGCCCTGACCAACTACAATCGCTAGTGAAGATTTTGTGGACCTTTCGACAAAGAAGAATTGCCTTTTGTGATGATGTTCGTGAGATGTTCCACAGAATAATGGTTCGAGAGCAAGATAGAAGTTCTCAGAGATTATTATGGAGAAATTTAGAAACAAGTAAAAATCCTGAAGTGTTTGAACTCAATGTTATGACTTTCGGAGCGAAATTCTCACCAGCTTGTGCTCAATTTGTAAAAAATTACAATGCACAGAGATACGCTGAACAAGAGGTCCAAGatacaataatacaaaaattttatgTAGATGACTTTGTTGAGTCGAAAGAGACAGAAGCTatagaaataattgaaaaagtaAAAGGAACAATGAGCTTAGCTGGTTTTGAGGTTGTCAATTGGTTATCAAATTCTGAATTGGTTCAGAACATTTCTAATGATGCGGATGAAGATAAGAATATTTCTGAAGAAGTAACAATTCAAAGAGTTTTAGGAATTTGGTGGAACACACAAATCGATGAACTGTCCTTCAAAATCGAAATGGAGAAATTTCATGGGATTAAACCAActaaaagaaatattttgaaatcagtaatgTCTATATTTGACCCTCTTGGTATGATCTCTTACATTGTAGTAAAAGGAAAGATTTTGATGCAGCACATTTGGCAAGCCGGAGTTAGCTGGGACGAAGAAATTGCCCATAGTTTTGGAGAATGa